The Rhododendron vialii isolate Sample 1 chromosome 3a, ASM3025357v1 nucleotide sequence GTAAGATTGAGTGGGAATGCACTCGAACTGCATTGTGCAACAGTCGAGAAGTTGTATCCTAATTTAAATATTTCTGGGGGGTTGATGATGATTGATTACCGGCCTCCATTTAACCAAAGAACAAGAGGCTTGGAAGCAGGGTCAGTCTCTGCTTCAACAAAGTAGTAGAACAGAGCTCTGTCTTGCTTTTCATCAACGGTAATATAACCTCCAAATTGCTGGAAGTTGACCTGGCAATATCTGTCTTGATTCAAAACCTGATTTTCCATTCGAAAGGGATCTCATAGtgtgtttctactttcttgaaaCTTTAGTGCTTATATTGTAGGTTTGATGCAACTGATCGAGTTCTTTAATTTCCCATGTGTCTCACGACACGGTTTAAGCTGATTGGCACGAAACTGACAATGTTGGAACCTACCATCATGTTGAATGGGCTGTTGGAACTGGAGAGGAAAATCTGACATTCTGGAGTTCAAAAATGTTGGCATGATCGAGGGGAAGGGTTCAAGAGAGTGGTCTAGACCTTGGTGGTTTGAACGCATGTTACATCACCCTAAGGGCTTGGAAAATGGATGGCCGCTGCAGTGAGCTCTCTGTGAAAGCTCATGCATTAAAAGGTCAACAATGTGTACACTGCAGTGCAGGCTTGTAGTTGGTGATGGTTTTGTTACCATGACTAGAGGGGAAAGAATTACCGTCACAAGTGTGTGCAAGGTGACAGATGTTCTTGCAAGGAGTGACGAAGAACAAAAGACAGAGAGAAACAGCTCCGAAGGAAGGAGGGATTGAGGATCAAAGAGAAGGATAAGGAGAGTAAATCCTCTGGATCACACCAGAGTTCTATTGTTTCTGATGTACTGAATGTGCTGTCACCAGAACAGCCAGATGAACATCAATGAGGGATTGATATGCGAAACAGGTGATAGTCCATCAAAAACTGATGAGGAGCTATTGAGTGAAACTAATCTATcttttcaaaaatggaaaaccACTCTGGTAACTGTTCTGATGGTGTGACTTTTTCAATGTGCAAGATGGGAGTTCATTTGCAATTGATCACTCAAAAGTATCTAATCAAAAGCTGAAGTTCCATAAAGAATTTCAGTCAGATTCGAAATCAAAATGGTCGGATGAATGACGATGTGCAGTTGTGATTGTTTCAATAAAGTCGCTAAAAAATCAGATGATACCAGTAATAGTGGGAGTGCCTTAAGTGGAACTGGAGACCCGTCTATGAGCACCGATTCCAATTCTGACAACTGTTCATCATACCTTAGTGAAGGAGAGACAAGCGTTACATCCTCTTCAAACTCCCAAAATCCAGAATCCTTGTCCTCATCAGATTCTGAAGATTCCACTCAACACTCAGAAGGAGGAGAAAATTCAGTACACATTCCAGATAAGTTCTGTGAAAATTCAGTACACATTCCAGATAAGTTCCGTGTATGTCCAGAATCCTTGTCCTCGTCGGATTCTGAGCGTCCCATTATACTTTTCTGGCTTACTATCAGCGATTCTAATATTGGTTTCGTAAACCATTACTACTATTAATTAGTATAAGAACTAAAACTGAGAGCATAGATATTCCAAGAACTTTGTTGGGCAATATATGCACCTTGGACAGCATCAACAGAATCTGAATCAACATCCTTAACAGACCATTCAGAAGTTATAACAGGGGCTAGTCTGAAATTTGGGTCAGACGCTTAACATTGTTGATGACCAAATCAATCCCACCCTTTGCTTTGGTGGCAGAAGTAGTAGGGTAATAACATTAATCAAGACCCTATAGCAAGATCTTGTGCTCTTGGTAGCCCCTTCCCTTGTTTCAATGGGAAAATACCAAGCCCGGTGTTTCGATGGCAAATGGCATTAATTACGTTGGATCAAACTCCAAAATAGAAACAGTGTGGAGCGGGTATTTAGCTAATGCAAATATCATTCGCCTACAGTAACTTGGAACAACTGCACTTACATTGTTTCATGCATATCTAAATGAAGGCTAACAACTGAGAGAAGCCCCTATTTCAAATTACAGCCAATTTCCTTTCATGCTATGACATCTAAAAAAGTGTGCAGCAATGctaaaaaaatggatttagaTAGAATGCCAAACAATCGATGAAACAACTGGTCACTGAGAAATCTAATTTCCATTCACTCCAATCACAATACTAGTACACAAAATTTCAAGTATTTTTCAACTGTTCCGACTTCAGATTTGTTGGTCTACTTGCCTGAGTCATTTCCACTAAATTTCAAAACAGCAAGGTAAAAGCCGCGTTTATCTACAAATTCAATCATCTGAAATGAATGATCAGCGGCCGTGTTCTGCAATGTCATCTTATCTGGCAAGTTGGAGGTTACCACATCAGGGAATTGTCGTCTTTGTTGTTCCAACACCTCCCTCCCTTGCGGATGACTGATCACAATTCTTGCACCTACACAAGCAATTGTCAGACGCTTCTTGTCATACCAATGCGAAAGTAATGAACAATTTGAAGTCGTGCTTCTCCACTGAAGTTATGTTGAGAAATTATCAGAATGCCAAACAAAACATTCCGGCATGCACCATCTTACACATAATCAAGTCAACATATATGATGCTGATTTTGAAAGTAAGTGATCTGAAATCAATCTCAAATATGTTAATTCTGTATTTGGATCATGGATTCCTGGAGGGATTTGTAGAGGTCAATAAGGAAGCAGAAATAGCTTCACGTATCCCTATTCTTTTCGTCCAGAGTTCAAATAAATCAAAGATCCCAACCCAGTTTGAGGGTTATAATTAGGATGGCATCATTTGGTATAAGAACCTAAGTACCATTTATATTCAACTCTCTCGACTAAACTAGGAGAGTTCGAAATAGCATACTACCATGTGAGTTGGTTTCACGAGTAATCAGATCaaattcaaaagtcaaaagtcaAAAATCAGATgttaaccataaaaaaaatcaactgcaAAATTACCTGGCAAACAACATTTACCGAGTGCTCCAAAAATCTGATCGAGTTCAAAGGGCAAACCGGGCAAGAAGTAAAGAAACACCACATCAAAGGGTGCCCATTCCTCTGGCACATAAATCAGTTCACCCTGCCAGCATCTAACAAAATCGTACTTTTCTTTTATGCAACACAATACTAACAAGGAGTCATGGACAACCAGCAATAGTTCGCAAGTCAATGAATTCATTATTTGGTCCACAAATCCTTCGGAACCAATTGAAACCAAAACCCTCGAAGTCTCTTCAATCTCTCCAGCTGAAAGTATCAGATTGATCTTCCGTTTGAGCTCCTCATCAGAATTTATATCACCAGTTTCAAGAAACGACCAATCTTTCTCCGGAAAATCTTCGAAATTAAATACAGCGACTGCTCCTTCTCCTTCATTTGAAGGAGCTGTAGCACCAGTGGACAAGTGACGATGGCGCAAGGAATGACAAGAAAAGACTGGGGACTTTAATGAAAGAGAACAAAGACGCTGATGATTATTGCGACAGAAATTATAATGAGGCTGTGAATGAATACAAAATGCAGACCGATGGAGAGCTGGGggatggaggaggagagatGATGGTAAGAAAACAGAATTCATTGGGAAAATTTTATCTTACATAACCAAAAATGAATATTTGGGTTTAAGGTCAGCGATTGCAATTGCGACTGTTTATTGCAACTTTAGCATCAATTAATGGTCCACTAGCATATCAATTCACCACAAATCCTTCCTCTCAAATCTTTTCGCACTCAATATGTCGCAGCGTTTAATTTGATGCCCCTGTCATCAATAACACATGAATTGGAATCTTGAATAGCTAGAGTAGAACAACTAACAAAATTTACTAGTACAAAAGCTAGGAGATTCACAACCAAAACAATATGTCTGCATACGACTATGATGTAATTATCATAGTCCAGTTCCAAAGCTCACCTATGAGGCTATGACAACAATTTCATTATGAAGTTTTTACCTACCCTTTTGGCTTTCACTTATGAAATCATGTTGGGGTTTTCCAGACCCTAAATTTTTGCGAGTCCCAGCAACGAATCACCAAAAACTTACCCCCTTATTCTCTTACTGTCCATACGAAAAATTACTAGACTCCATAGTTGCACGTAACGAAAAGGCCAGTGATTTCTGTATCCCTCTTTTATATCTACACTCCCATTGTGAAAATCAACTCCCAAAAAGGGTAGTGATTTTCGTATCCCTCTTTTATATCCACACTCCCAGTCTGTGAAAATCAACTGCCAATGAAAAATGCATTTAATCCAGAAGAGATCGAAAAGCCTAGAAAGCCACCACCACTGTACTTCAAGCCCCAACAAGCTGCTACTGAAGATGTGTTTATGTAATGAACTCCAGATATATTATTGTGTTAAGCATCATCTAAAttacccagaaaaaaaaaaaaaaaaaaacaacaacagagagagacacagagagagaggtacctgtGCTTTCGTTGCCGGCGAGCTTTGTTCGTTTTCAGATGAGATGAAAGGGGTACAGAAGTAGATCTTGGGACAATTACATGGAAAACCCTAGAATGTGTCACAAACAAGCCCCCGCACTTGTACATTTTTCCAGTTCGAACCGTAACgctttatttgaaattttaaattgaGGGATTCGAGTTGAGCGGATAAATGAACTGAGCAAGCCAAACGCTAGATTTTTCGATCTGAGTTTGGAAACTTCACGAGgtttaaaaatatgtttcaacTTGTTTGGTTTACGAGACAATCGACTCAAAAGATCATTAATCGAGCCGAACACACACTAATGttgagtagcttgaattttttaaccATCGAAAATTAAATGAGCCAAGTAGTAGTTTGTTCGAACTTGATTCAAAATATAatcgagtttcaaaaatatgtttcgATATCAAACAAGCTCATACAAGCTCAAACTCAAGTGGTTTGTTTCATCTATCAGCCTTAATTTAGAGTAAtcgatttacccaaaaaaatttagagtaaTCGTTTACATTTTGAGTTCCTTGATTTAGCTTGCATTTTATGGCAGGAAGCGAGGAGAAATTATTAAGTGCACTTTTAGCGTCACCATATGGTGTTTTAGAGTTTTTTCTTGACTTAGCTTGCATTTTATGGCAGGAAGCGAGGAGAAATTATTAAGTGCACTTTTAGCGTCACCATATGGTGTTTTAGAGTTTTTTCTCATTGCACATGGTGAGAAAAGTAAAAacctaagtattttgagaaataaccactttttagcgctaaaaatggttatttctcaaaatacttgcgtaaaagtaaagaaattttatttttccgattcttctcgtcgaaaAGAATCAATAGTtgacaaaaatttggcgcaaaactaacaaattaaaaaaattcaaataaagacaaaattctcattttaagtttaagttaaggctAAAAGAATGCATCCTTATTTATGTGTCtattttaccttttttaaaCCATAACTAAAAGGTGCATGACATATATTCGTGTATTTTCGTAGTTATATTGCAATTCAATATCAGTTTATGTTACGGTGCGATTATCgtaaaaaatcaaaaccaaaaatgccggagccgattttttcaaattaaaaaccaaaacaaaaaaaatgcggTTAAAAAGCAATTAAACCATCCCGATCAACTTAGTAAATCATCGGTTATGGTAACACCATGTGACACGTTGTCATGTTCAACCCTAGTGGAGCCGCGCGCCCTTGTGAACATGGCTAAACCGTATCTCATAGTATCTATCTTCATTACGAGCATAAGCTAATGGGAAATGTCATTTTAGCCGGCAAACACCCTCCAAAAGCAGAGAGGATGTACCAAAATAAATTGAATTGAAAGGTTCATAACACATTATTCTTGAAactttgagaaaaaaataattactccatTACGAGTAAAATAATGACCTATGCGATCGAATGATGATTTTCGGTACCAGAATTGACACAAGCCGAAACCCACGACATTTAGAATAGTCTCGGGATGCCACTCGACCGGGGGTAGCAGACGCCATTCGACGCTACTAATCGCGGAAGACACTCACACTATCACGCGACCAAGCCACACACTTGATTGTAGGAGAAATCACTCACTCCAAAACAAGACACGCTtgcaaatatttttcataaacacCAACTCTCCCTTCTCATTTCCTTGGATcaactatatatatagggaTTACAAAGATGAGAGTACTCTTCTTCAAGATTAATACTAAATATTCAACAATTTCCAACACAAACCTTTCAAATGCCTAGACCACTATTAAACCAAAGACACAACTTACTAGATAAATCAAAAACTAAAGGACATTGACTAAAAACCAAAAGATAACGTTGAACTAATTAAGATAACCCTTCATTTCTAGAGTAAAATTATTATGTTTTTGCATCAAGAACCAAACACGTTGACGGTAAGAGAAGGGGTGAAAAAATCATTCTCGAGCAACCGCAACAATCTGTTTCCCGACATTGCGGCCGGTGAAAAGCCCTATAAAGGATGATGGTCCGCTCTCCAGGCCTTGGGAAATGTCTTCAACGTACAAAATTTTCCCTTCTCGGATATACGACAACATTGTGTCAAAGAACTCGGGGTAAAGCGGATAGTAATCGTGAACAAAAAATCCTTCCATCCGAACGCGCTTGTAGACGAGGCACATCGTGTTCTTCAATCCATCGGGTTGCTCGAGATTGTACTCGGAGATCATTCCGCTGACAACAATGCGGCCGTGGTTTCGCATATTGAGAAGTACGTTGTCCAACATCTTCCCTCCAACGTTGTCAAAGTAGATGTCAATGCCTTGGGGAAGATACCTagccaaaaatcaaacaaagctTGAAACCAGAAGCACCTTTCGATCGATAGATTCAGTCGACGTGTTTCCAATCTCGAAAACCATTAGACAATTGGGTTGTTTGGCCTagccaaatggcttatttttttgtttttatttaaaaaatatcgcatttgttaatttttttttgagaattattgcttcgtcataaTGAGAGGaatctagaaagtaaaaaattattatccaaatccaaatctttttaaataaaaacaaaaataagtcaataagtcaattttttttgtctttattgttAACAGAAGatattatgttaccatgttTTATAGGTTTCTTCCGGTTTAGGCTATGTTAATATCTATGTTTCCATGTTACGCGTATTTTCTTTATTGGTTTGAATTTCTTGGTTAATAAGTTTTGAAGCCTATATAAAGGCGTGTTAGACAATAgacacaatcaataatacatcatTTTGCTTTTCTTCACATTTATTCGAAAAAGTTGGGTttcaattataattttttactttttagatttctctcatcataacaaagcaataatctacaaaaaaaaataaaaataaaaaccaacaaatgtggaaaaaaaattgaataaagacaaaaaaaataacaaggTCAAATTTGAAGAGGGGGTAAGAGGGTAATTACAtataccaactcacctaggcaagATGGTAATGAGGTCAACTTGGAATGCCATTAGGAACTCACCTTTTCAAAGCTGCATCCAAGTCGTCTTCCTCCTTATAATTGAAAGCCGCATCAAATCCAAACTTATTCTTTAGCAGATCAAACTTGGTATATACGGTGCGAataaaaaccaaagaaaaagttAGTTCCAGTCCCTAGCACCAGCTGATACATGCATGcaagaaaaatagtaaaaacttTTAAACCTCATTCCCATttgtttggaccatatattTACCGCCCATCGATAATCGGccgaaaggtggcaattatgGGAATGCagcctattttattattatttttggtatttgtattttaataacatgtgcaggacacttggcgtatctctatttacttggaAGTTGAAAAGACACATGGCATTGTCCTACACACTTGGCGGTTGAAAAGAACACTTGGCAtactcctacacactttgatgttagttggaagttatttggacaagtgaaAGCAAAGGAGAATGAAGAGTATTGAAGAAGTttggaagttatttcctgcacatgtttgtttttctataaatagccttttaggcctcattgtaaaaacacacaaa carries:
- the LOC131321402 gene encoding uncharacterized protein LOC131321402 → MNSVFLPSSLLLHPPALHRSAFCIHSQPHYNFCRNNHQRLCSLSLKSPVFSCHSLRHRHLSTGATAPSNEGEGAVAVFNFEDFPEKDWSFLETGDINSDEELKRKINLILSAGEIEETSRVLVSIGSEGFVDQIMNSLTCELLLVVHDSLLVLCCIKEKYDFVRCWQGELIYVPEEWAPFDVVFLYFLPGLPFELDQIFGALGKCCLPGARIVISHPQGREVLEQQRRQFPDVVTSNLPDKMTLQNTAADHSFQMIEFVDKRGFYLAVLKFSGNDSGK